From Planctomycetia bacterium, the proteins below share one genomic window:
- a CDS encoding dehydrogenase, protein MGYDVDCGNIMAGRPIKLGVGIAAAVGAAVFLGWQLLGFVEEVWGPEANPFAPRPVIAPPRPAVRLAEVVPPRGTATLRDVSYAAVPGDVPGWRMRAGGETAADAGVKDSGEVAQWRGSDKPLWRQPLGGQGNSTPIVVGEWIFCTIADGGPTLWLVCFNLENGFGVWRQPVSREPFPPRHEKASDAASTPCSDGTRVFVAHAAADTVHLTAFSLDGQSLWTTKLGPFTARWGFTCSPAWSRGLVIVGADNAHEGFLAAVDGETGKGVWRRRRPRAGDESYSSPVVVAGGAGEHGEPQVVMAGLERIEAHSLATGRTLWGTGGLASTSGATPAIAEDICVATSGYPTRAMVAVRMDPDGAVPTVLWKEDRDSEIPYVPSPLVHDGRLYVVHDDGVAHCRDLATGKVAWKRRVGGTFSASPVIVNGELLCADESGRCTLLDLDEGTVQHEFALTGGCFATPVVVRDRLLVRTTQELVAFDVAGH, encoded by the coding sequence ATGGGGTACGATGTCGACTGCGGAAACATCATGGCAGGTCGCCCGATCAAACTTGGCGTGGGCATCGCGGCGGCGGTCGGGGCGGCCGTGTTTCTTGGCTGGCAGCTGCTCGGATTCGTCGAGGAAGTATGGGGGCCGGAGGCGAATCCGTTCGCGCCGCGACCGGTGATCGCTCCCCCGAGGCCGGCCGTACGGCTGGCGGAAGTCGTGCCGCCGAGGGGCACGGCCACGCTGCGTGACGTGTCGTATGCCGCGGTGCCGGGCGACGTGCCCGGCTGGCGGATGCGGGCCGGCGGTGAAACCGCGGCCGACGCGGGCGTGAAAGACTCTGGGGAGGTTGCGCAGTGGCGCGGCTCCGACAAGCCGCTCTGGCGGCAGCCGCTCGGCGGCCAGGGGAACTCGACGCCGATCGTGGTCGGCGAGTGGATTTTTTGCACGATCGCCGATGGTGGGCCCACGCTCTGGCTGGTCTGTTTCAATCTCGAAAACGGCTTCGGCGTGTGGCGGCAGCCAGTGAGCCGCGAGCCGTTTCCGCCGCGGCACGAGAAGGCGAGCGACGCCGCGTCCACACCATGTTCCGACGGCACACGCGTGTTCGTCGCGCATGCCGCGGCCGACACCGTGCACCTGACGGCCTTCAGCCTCGATGGTCAATCACTTTGGACGACGAAACTTGGGCCGTTCACGGCCCGCTGGGGATTTACGTGTTCGCCGGCCTGGTCGCGGGGCCTCGTGATCGTCGGGGCCGACAATGCCCACGAGGGGTTTCTCGCGGCGGTGGATGGCGAGACGGGCAAAGGTGTGTGGCGACGGCGGCGGCCGCGGGCGGGGGACGAGAGTTATTCGTCGCCGGTCGTGGTCGCGGGAGGCGCAGGTGAACATGGCGAGCCGCAGGTGGTGATGGCGGGGCTCGAGCGGATCGAAGCCCACTCGCTCGCGACGGGCCGCACGCTCTGGGGCACGGGTGGCCTCGCCAGCACGTCGGGCGCGACGCCCGCGATCGCGGAGGACATCTGCGTGGCGACGAGCGGGTATCCGACGCGGGCGATGGTGGCGGTCAGGATGGACCCCGACGGTGCGGTCCCCACTGTGCTCTGGAAGGAAGACCGCGACAGCGAAATCCCGTACGTGCCGTCGCCGCTGGTGCACGATGGCCGGCTGTACGTCGTGCACGACGACGGTGTGGCCCACTGCCGCGATCTCGCCACTGGCAAGGTGGCCTGGAAGCGGCGGGTGGGGGGCACGTTCTCGGCATCACCCGTGATCGTCAACGGCGAACTGTTGTGTGCCGATGAATCGGGCCGCTGCACGCTGCTCGATCTCGACGAGGGCACGGTGCAGCATGAGTTTGCACTCACCGGCGGTTGCTTCGCCACGCCCGTCGTCGTGCGCGACCGGCTCCTCGTCCGTACGACGCAGGAGCTGGTCGCGTTCGACGTCGCAGGCCACTGA
- a CDS encoding dolichol-P-glucose synthetase, with protein MDTDPRVADTAEIDVTVLMPCLDERITLPSCIDTAEEAARRLAEQGLSAEILISDNGSIDGSQAYARSRGCRVTECPTRGYGAALIHGIREARGRFVVMGDSDASYDFREGVPMVAKLVEGYDICMGNRFTGKIVPGAMPPMNRYIGNPALSGVLNLFFNSGVGDAHSGLRAFRRDAALGLQLVSPGMEFASELVVKAALKGLKLTELPITLHPDGRDRKPHLRPWRDGWRHLRFLLALSPRWLFIIPSLVLVALATLIAVVLFRTPPHEVAHFGRFWIGDHWLIAAGAMFQLGISGLTLGTIARVWAVKRGFVGRSRRLDRWVSAIRDDKAVLAGGVLTGIGAVVLAGVAFDFLRGGFGSGGRIREMVLGTALIVGGIQVIFASFVVSLIDDELPPRPGA; from the coding sequence ATGGACACCGATCCAAGGGTGGCAGATACGGCCGAGATCGACGTCACGGTCCTGATGCCCTGCCTCGACGAGCGGATCACGTTGCCCTCGTGCATCGACACGGCCGAGGAGGCGGCGCGGCGGCTGGCCGAGCAGGGGCTCTCCGCGGAGATCCTCATCTCCGACAACGGCAGCATCGATGGCAGTCAGGCCTACGCCCGCTCGCGGGGCTGCCGCGTCACGGAGTGCCCGACGCGGGGCTACGGCGCCGCGCTCATCCACGGCATCCGTGAGGCCCGCGGCCGGTTCGTCGTAATGGGTGATTCCGACGCCTCGTACGACTTCCGCGAGGGCGTGCCGATGGTGGCGAAGCTCGTCGAGGGCTACGACATCTGCATGGGCAACCGGTTCACGGGCAAGATCGTGCCTGGCGCGATGCCCCCGATGAACCGCTACATCGGCAACCCCGCGCTCTCGGGCGTGCTCAATCTGTTTTTCAATTCGGGCGTCGGCGACGCCCACAGCGGCCTGCGGGCGTTTCGTCGCGACGCGGCCCTCGGGCTGCAGCTCGTCTCGCCGGGCATGGAGTTTGCGAGCGAGTTGGTCGTGAAGGCAGCCCTCAAGGGGCTGAAGCTGACGGAGCTGCCGATCACGCTCCATCCCGACGGCCGCGACCGCAAGCCGCACCTGCGGCCCTGGCGGGACGGTTGGCGGCATCTGCGGTTTTTGCTCGCGCTCTCGCCACGGTGGCTGTTCATCATTCCGTCACTGGTGCTCGTCGCGCTGGCCACGCTGATCGCCGTCGTGCTCTTCCGAACCCCTCCTCACGAGGTCGCCCACTTCGGCCGATTCTGGATCGGCGACCATTGGCTGATCGCCGCCGGCGCGATGTTTCAGCTTGGCATCTCCGGCCTGACGCTGGGCACGATCGCCCGCGTCTGGGCGGTGAAGCGTGGATTCGTGGGCCGTTCGCGGCGGCTCGACCGGTGGGTGAGCGCGATCCGCGACGACAAGGCGGTGCTCGCCGGCGGTGTGCTCACCGGGATCGGGGCGGTCGTGCTGGCCGGCGTGGCGTTCGACTTCCTGCGCGGCGGCTTTGGCTCCGGCGGGCGGATCCGTGAGATGGTGCTCGGCACCGCGCTCATTGTCGGCGGCATCCAGGTGATTTTCGCGTCGTTCGTCGTGTCGCTTATCGACGACGAGCTGCCGCCGCGGCCAGGAGCGTAA
- a CDS encoding protein HflC, with product MKNSFTILMGAVIAAALLSYMFLYQVRYDQVAVRTTFDKADAGSVQTDPGLKFRLPWPIHKVTHYSKRLQLLEDTVEELQTADGKSVIVKTYLTWRIENPLDFYVTLKDPAEAQRQLSSRLREIRGLISRYRLDQLVNLDKNAIKLAEIEDQAKATLEKSLAQSGYGLKVESVGIYKIVLPESTTQKVFETMITTRERLSENALQEGQAQASAIRSEAESARERILAFAERRAQTIRSKGDREASKEYESFAANEDFAVFLRKVEALKKMLDHNTTFVLSADSLSILDWFNRDPGQAAPAQPRAPQPRPLPQ from the coding sequence ATGAAAAATTCCTTCACGATCCTCATGGGCGCGGTGATCGCCGCCGCCCTGCTCTCCTACATGTTTCTGTATCAGGTGCGGTACGACCAGGTGGCCGTCCGCACGACGTTCGACAAGGCCGACGCCGGGAGCGTACAGACCGATCCGGGGCTCAAGTTCCGCCTTCCATGGCCGATCCACAAGGTGACGCACTACTCGAAGCGGCTGCAGCTGCTCGAGGACACCGTCGAGGAACTGCAGACGGCCGACGGCAAGAGTGTGATCGTGAAGACCTACCTCACCTGGCGGATCGAAAACCCGCTCGACTTCTACGTCACGCTCAAGGACCCAGCCGAGGCCCAGCGGCAGCTCTCCAGCCGGCTCCGCGAGATCCGCGGCCTCATCAGCCGCTATCGGCTCGACCAACTCGTGAACCTCGACAAAAACGCGATCAAGCTCGCCGAGATCGAGGACCAAGCCAAGGCGACGCTCGAGAAGTCGCTCGCCCAGTCGGGCTACGGGCTGAAGGTGGAGAGCGTGGGCATCTACAAGATCGTGCTTCCCGAATCGACCACCCAGAAGGTGTTCGAGACGATGATCACCACCCGCGAGCGGCTCAGCGAAAACGCGCTCCAGGAGGGGCAGGCCCAGGCCTCCGCGATCCGCAGCGAGGCCGAGAGCGCCCGCGAGCGGATCCTCGCCTTCGCGGAGCGGCGGGCCCAGACGATCCGCTCCAAGGGGGACCGCGAGGCATCGAAGGAATACGAGAGCTTCGCCGCCAACGAAGACTTCGCCGTCTTCCTCCGCAAGGTCGAGGCCTTGAAGAAGATGCTCGATCACAACACGACGTTCGTGCTCTCGGCCGACAGCCTCAGCATTCTCGACTGGTTCAACCGCGATCCCGGCCAGGCCGCCCCGGCCCAGCCGCGGGCCCCGCAGCCCCGTCCGCTGCCGCAGTGA
- a CDS encoding ABC transporter ATP-binding protein, which translates to MITQAAPTTVAADDSRPVDIKCVGVTKIFRDFWMRPRVRAVDGVDLEVRRGQVYGLLGPNGSGKSTTIKMLLGLLTPTAGRIAVMGKRPRHVDAKKDIGYLPEESYLYRFLSARETLDYYGRLFRIPAAIRRERVSKLLEMVGLEAVEHRPVGEFSKGMQRRVGLAQSLINDPQLLILDEPTSGMDPVGARQIKDVIEKLAERGKTILLCTHLLSDVEDLCERVAIMFGGKVRAEGTCGELLEQQNLTNLQTDRLPADALAEIEAVLAKRGLGLRSVEQPRRRLESLFLEIVDTARKEGTHTSGARSGGQIADFLRAGATEVAGDTETDGEEILDSLAAKAAAPQPAPAATATAAVRDAGHQEGDTLADLVARPTPPPVAAHPAQAPQAVEADTGPDEDPDDDVLASLTRR; encoded by the coding sequence ATGATCACACAGGCGGCTCCCACCACAGTGGCGGCGGACGACTCACGACCCGTGGACATCAAGTGCGTCGGGGTCACGAAGATCTTTCGGGACTTCTGGATGCGACCGCGGGTCCGCGCGGTGGACGGCGTCGATCTCGAGGTCCGTCGCGGGCAGGTGTATGGACTGCTCGGCCCCAACGGCTCGGGCAAGAGCACCACGATCAAGATGCTCCTCGGCCTGCTCACGCCCACGGCCGGCCGGATCGCCGTGATGGGGAAGCGGCCCCGGCACGTGGATGCAAAAAAGGACATCGGCTACCTGCCTGAGGAGAGCTATCTCTACCGGTTTCTCTCAGCCCGTGAGACGCTCGACTACTACGGCCGGCTGTTCCGGATTCCCGCGGCGATCCGCCGCGAGCGGGTGAGCAAACTCCTGGAGATGGTGGGCCTCGAGGCGGTCGAGCATCGGCCGGTGGGGGAGTTTTCCAAGGGCATGCAGCGGCGGGTGGGGCTCGCCCAGAGCCTGATCAACGATCCGCAGCTTTTGATTCTCGATGAGCCGACGAGTGGCATGGATCCGGTCGGCGCCCGCCAGATCAAGGACGTGATCGAGAAGCTCGCCGAGCGGGGCAAGACGATCCTGCTGTGCACGCATCTGCTCTCCGACGTCGAGGACCTCTGCGAACGGGTGGCGATCATGTTCGGCGGCAAGGTGCGGGCCGAGGGCACCTGCGGCGAACTGCTCGAACAGCAGAACCTGACGAATCTGCAGACCGACCGGCTGCCGGCCGACGCGCTGGCGGAGATCGAGGCCGTGCTCGCGAAGCGGGGCCTCGGCCTCCGGAGCGTCGAGCAGCCCCGGCGACGGCTGGAGTCGCTGTTCCTCGAGATCGTGGATACCGCCCGCAAGGAAGGCACGCACACCAGCGGCGCCCGAAGTGGCGGCCAGATCGCCGACTTCCTCCGCGCGGGCGCCACGGAGGTGGCCGGCGATACGGAGACCGACGGCGAGGAGATCCTCGACTCGCTCGCCGCCAAGGCTGCAGCGCCGCAGCCCGCGCCGGCAGCGACCGCCACGGCCGCGGTCCGCGACGCGGGCCACCAAGAAGGCGACACCCTTGCCGACCTCGTCGCCCGCCCGACGCCCCCGCCAGTGGCAGCTCACCCAGCACAGGCTCCGCAGGCGGTCGAGGCCGACACCGGCCCGGACGAGGATCCCGACGACGACGTGCTCGCCTCCCTCACCCGCCGGTGA
- a CDS encoding cysteine desulfurase, translated as MTAAGPVFLDHAAATPLRPEVAEELARTATEAWANPSSPHAAGRRARRVLEECRDRILALVGARATGSGRDRLVFTSGTTEANRLALLGMAAGQAGTAGCIASSARDHASVRATAKELGDRGWRVFEPMLEPTGAIDRGWTFPEDAPRPRILSLTLVCGQTGTREFRGIGPAADSGGRDVLLHADAAQAMLCHPPSFADSGFATLSLAPCKFGGPRGIGATIVRAGIPFAGLVPGPQEGGLRGGTEAVPLAAGFARALEIVITEQRVVAERLRLLRERLATRLIAAARAAGIPADIVAACGDAAANLLVVTFPGIDRQAFVMAADLEGVACASGTACASGSSEPAPAVAALRIGSELERSAVRFSLGAGTTEAEIDVTLARLQAVFGRRRQSQGP; from the coding sequence ATGACCGCGGCCGGTCCCGTGTTCCTCGACCACGCCGCGGCCACGCCGCTGCGACCCGAGGTGGCCGAGGAGCTGGCCCGCACGGCGACGGAGGCGTGGGCCAATCCGTCGAGCCCGCACGCGGCGGGCAGGCGGGCCAGGCGGGTGCTGGAGGAGTGCCGCGATCGCATCCTCGCGCTCGTCGGCGCCCGGGCCACGGGCAGCGGCCGCGACCGGCTGGTGTTCACCAGCGGCACGACCGAGGCCAACCGGCTCGCCCTCCTCGGCATGGCCGCCGGGCAGGCCGGCACCGCCGGGTGCATCGCCTCGTCCGCCCGCGATCACGCCAGCGTGCGCGCGACGGCCAAGGAACTCGGGGACCGCGGCTGGCGGGTGTTCGAGCCGATGCTCGAACCGACCGGCGCGATCGATCGCGGCTGGACGTTTCCCGAGGATGCCCCCCGCCCCCGGATCCTTTCCCTGACGCTCGTCTGCGGCCAGACGGGCACCCGTGAGTTCCGCGGCATCGGCCCCGCCGCCGACAGCGGCGGACGGGATGTGCTCCTCCACGCCGACGCCGCCCAGGCGATGCTCTGCCATCCGCCGTCGTTCGCCGATTCGGGATTCGCCACGCTCTCCCTCGCCCCCTGCAAGTTCGGTGGCCCGCGCGGAATCGGAGCCACGATTGTGCGGGCCGGCATCCCGTTCGCGGGCCTCGTGCCCGGCCCGCAGGAGGGGGGCCTGCGCGGCGGCACGGAGGCCGTCCCCCTGGCCGCGGGCTTCGCCCGGGCGCTGGAGATCGTCATCACGGAGCAGCGCGTGGTGGCGGAGCGGCTTCGACTCCTGCGCGAGAGGTTGGCGACACGGCTCATCGCCGCGGCCCGGGCCGCGGGCATTCCGGCCGACATCGTCGCCGCCTGCGGAGACGCGGCGGCCAACCTCCTCGTGGTGACGTTTCCGGGGATCGACCGACAGGCGTTCGTGATGGCGGCCGACCTCGAGGGCGTCGCGTGCGCCAGCGGCACGGCCTGCGCGAGCGGTTCGAGCGAGCCGGCCCCGGCCGTTGCCGCGCTCCGGATCGGCAGCGAACTCGAACGGTCGGCGGTCCGCTTCAGCCTCGGCGCCGGCACGACGGAGGCGGAGATCGACGTGACGCTGGCCCGGCTGCAAGCGGTGTTTGGCAGGCGGCGGCAGTCCCAGGGGCCATGA
- the dnaN gene encoding DNA polymerase III subunit beta, which translates to MLAALQSAAAVVPARSPKPVLTSVKFEAVREEAVLSATDLEIGIRIVVEGVDVAAPGAVLLPSGRLAAIVRESAPGTVFDILSDGTATVVKAPRSEFRLPAEDPLEFPAVATFPADACFEITSQLAREIVRRTVFATDNESSRYALGGVLVELTGESVLAVGTDGRRLAKMEGPARVQGGTPAAAQPIVPARAMQLIERCLGGADVPVQIAARPNEILVRIGPSTISSRLVDGRFPRWRDVFPDRPEAARVALVCGPLMAAVRQAAIVTSEQSKGVDFSFEAGQLVLSGRSAESGESRVELPIDHAGATVRIKLDPRFMVEFLRVLDPATAVTVELTDAQSACVCRTEDGYGYVIMPLAAD; encoded by the coding sequence TTGCTCGCCGCGCTGCAAAGTGCCGCGGCCGTGGTGCCTGCACGGTCACCGAAGCCGGTGCTGACGAGCGTGAAGTTCGAGGCCGTCCGCGAGGAGGCGGTGCTGTCGGCGACCGATCTCGAGATCGGGATTCGCATCGTCGTGGAGGGCGTCGACGTCGCCGCACCCGGCGCCGTTCTCCTCCCCAGCGGCCGGCTGGCCGCCATCGTCCGGGAAAGTGCTCCGGGCACGGTGTTCGACATCCTCAGCGACGGCACGGCGACGGTCGTCAAGGCGCCGCGCAGCGAGTTTCGCCTCCCTGCGGAGGACCCGCTCGAGTTCCCGGCCGTCGCCACCTTTCCAGCCGACGCCTGCTTCGAGATCACCTCGCAACTCGCACGCGAGATCGTTCGGCGGACCGTGTTCGCGACCGACAACGAATCGAGCCGGTATGCGCTCGGCGGCGTGCTTGTGGAACTGACCGGCGAGTCGGTGCTTGCCGTCGGTACCGACGGCCGTCGGCTGGCGAAGATGGAGGGCCCGGCGCGGGTCCAGGGGGGAACGCCGGCGGCCGCGCAGCCGATCGTTCCGGCCCGGGCGATGCAGCTCATCGAGCGCTGCCTCGGCGGCGCCGACGTGCCGGTGCAGATCGCCGCCCGGCCGAACGAGATCCTCGTGCGGATCGGGCCGTCGACGATCTCGTCGCGGCTCGTCGACGGGCGGTTCCCACGCTGGCGAGACGTGTTTCCCGACCGTCCCGAAGCGGCCCGCGTGGCCCTGGTCTGCGGGCCCCTGATGGCCGCCGTCCGCCAGGCCGCGATCGTGACCAGCGAGCAGTCGAAAGGGGTCGATTTTTCGTTCGAGGCCGGCCAGCTCGTGCTCTCGGGCCGGTCGGCGGAGAGTGGCGAGAGCCGCGTCGAACTGCCGATCGACCATGCCGGTGCGACGGTGCGGATCAAGCTCGACCCGCGGTTCATGGTGGAGTTCCTCCGCGTCCTCGATCCGGCCACGGCCGTGACCGTCGAGCTCACCGACGCCCAGAGCGCCTGCGTGTGCCGCACCGAGGATGGCTACGGCTACGTGATCATGCCGCTGGCGGCCGACTGA
- the gyrB gene encoding DNA topoisomerase → MADESTQQEYTSADLKHLSDREHVRERFGMYIGDNTSRGLHHLVYEVVDNSIDECMAGHARHVSVTVNVDGSVTVEDDGRGIPVDRHPQLSEEMERDVSTLEGVMTVLKFGGKFEKGAYQTSGGLHGVGVTVVNFLSEWCEVEVSRHGQVWQQEYQRGEPTGLVRTIGSTTRTGTKTTFKPDPQIFPQTKFSWDILSRRLRELAFLNSGVRIGFSDAATGNTEEFFYERGVEEFVEHLNKASDAVHADVITIKGEAEGVSWDIALQYTGEYTESLHSYVNNISTTEGGTHVSGFRAALTRALNAYGKKSGLYKDLIPTGEDVREGLTTVISVRVPHPQFEGQTKTKLGNGEVEGIINSAVGDFLGKYLEENPKSAKAIVQKGVLAAEAREAAKKAKQLLRERKGALSGGGLPGKLRDCTSRDVERCELYLVEGDSAGGSAEGGRHREYQAILPLRGKIINAYKSRDDKVLANEEVRSVISAIGAGIGEESDLSKRRYDKVVIMTDADVDGSHIRTLLLTFFYRQMYRLVAEGHVYVAQPPLFRVRSKKNVYYVQTEEEMKTQLLDQGLGEGVFLPGDGREIAGEAMQKLCRTLSGLEDALVALEKRGVSLRDHAARRDPQSGRLPMYHVYYGLEERWCTSRDELEAFVKGKERATGGALAVGRMEEAVAAGDTTPGTAPGTGDDQLVVVDLHEVRSINAGLKELETMGFDIESLLPQDRTGSDEPRYTLRRGDNAIGLQDLRGLLTAVRRAGEKGLSITRFKGLGEMNAEELRDTTLDPKNRTLLRVTMTDAAAADDLFRILMGEKVEPRREFIEKHALDVKNLDV, encoded by the coding sequence ATGGCGGATGAGTCGACACAGCAGGAATACACCTCGGCCGACCTCAAGCACCTGTCGGACCGCGAGCACGTGCGCGAGCGGTTCGGCATGTACATCGGCGACAACACCTCGCGCGGCCTGCACCACCTCGTCTACGAGGTCGTGGACAACTCCATCGACGAGTGCATGGCCGGCCATGCCCGCCACGTCTCCGTCACCGTCAACGTGGATGGCAGCGTCACCGTCGAGGATGACGGCCGCGGCATCCCCGTCGACCGCCACCCGCAGCTCTCCGAGGAGATGGAGCGGGACGTGTCCACGCTCGAGGGCGTGATGACGGTGCTGAAGTTCGGGGGCAAGTTCGAGAAGGGCGCCTACCAGACGTCAGGCGGCCTGCACGGCGTCGGCGTCACCGTCGTCAACTTCCTCTCCGAGTGGTGCGAGGTCGAGGTCTCGCGGCACGGCCAGGTCTGGCAGCAGGAGTACCAGCGCGGTGAGCCGACAGGGTTGGTGCGCACGATCGGCAGCACGACGCGGACCGGCACGAAGACGACCTTCAAGCCCGATCCGCAGATCTTCCCGCAGACGAAGTTTTCCTGGGACATCCTCTCGCGCCGGCTGCGCGAATTGGCGTTCCTCAATTCGGGCGTGCGGATCGGCTTTTCCGACGCCGCCACCGGCAACACCGAGGAGTTTTTCTACGAGCGCGGCGTCGAGGAATTCGTCGAGCACCTCAACAAGGCGAGCGACGCCGTCCATGCCGACGTGATCACGATCAAGGGGGAGGCCGAGGGGGTGTCGTGGGACATCGCCCTGCAGTACACCGGCGAGTACACCGAGAGCCTCCACAGCTACGTCAACAATATCTCGACGACCGAGGGGGGGACACACGTTTCCGGCTTCCGGGCGGCCCTCACCCGGGCGCTCAACGCGTATGGCAAGAAGAGCGGCCTGTACAAGGACCTGATCCCCACCGGCGAGGACGTCCGCGAGGGACTGACGACGGTGATCAGCGTCCGCGTGCCGCACCCGCAGTTCGAGGGGCAGACGAAGACAAAGCTCGGCAACGGCGAGGTCGAAGGGATCATCAACTCGGCCGTCGGCGATTTCCTGGGCAAGTACCTCGAGGAGAACCCGAAGAGCGCCAAGGCGATCGTCCAGAAGGGCGTGCTCGCCGCCGAGGCCCGTGAGGCCGCCAAGAAGGCCAAGCAGCTCCTGCGCGAGCGGAAGGGGGCGCTGTCCGGGGGCGGCCTGCCGGGCAAGCTCCGCGACTGCACGAGCCGCGACGTCGAACGCTGCGAGCTGTATCTCGTCGAGGGTGACTCGGCCGGCGGCTCGGCCGAAGGCGGCCGGCACCGCGAGTATCAGGCGATCCTCCCCTTGCGCGGCAAGATCATCAACGCCTACAAGAGCCGCGACGACAAGGTGCTCGCCAACGAGGAGGTGCGGAGCGTGATCTCGGCGATCGGCGCCGGGATCGGCGAGGAGTCCGACCTCTCCAAACGCCGCTACGACAAGGTCGTGATCATGACCGACGCCGACGTCGACGGCTCCCACATCCGCACGCTCCTGCTCACCTTCTTCTACCGGCAGATGTACCGGCTCGTCGCCGAGGGGCACGTCTACGTGGCCCAGCCGCCGCTGTTCCGGGTGCGGTCGAAGAAGAACGTGTACTACGTGCAGACCGAGGAGGAGATGAAAACGCAGCTCCTCGACCAGGGACTCGGCGAGGGCGTGTTCCTCCCCGGCGACGGCCGGGAGATCGCCGGCGAGGCGATGCAGAAGCTGTGCCGGACGCTGTCCGGACTGGAGGACGCCCTGGTGGCGCTGGAGAAGCGCGGCGTGAGCCTGCGCGACCATGCCGCCCGGCGCGATCCGCAGTCCGGCCGGCTGCCGATGTATCACGTCTACTACGGCCTCGAGGAGCGCTGGTGCACGAGCCGCGACGAGCTGGAGGCGTTCGTCAAGGGGAAGGAGCGGGCCACTGGCGGGGCGCTGGCGGTCGGCCGCATGGAGGAGGCGGTGGCGGCGGGGGACACGACTCCGGGCACGGCGCCGGGAACGGGCGACGACCAGCTCGTCGTCGTCGATCTGCACGAGGTGCGGAGCATCAACGCCGGCCTCAAGGAGCTCGAAACGATGGGTTTCGACATCGAGAGCCTCCTCCCCCAGGACCGGACCGGGAGCGACGAGCCGCGGTACACGCTCAGGCGCGGCGACAACGCGATCGGCCTCCAGGACCTGCGCGGCCTGCTCACGGCCGTTCGCCGGGCGGGCGAGAAGGGACTGTCGATCACCCGCTTCAAGGGGCTCGGCGAGATGAACGCCGAGGAGTTGCGCGACACGACGCTCGACCCGAAGAACCGGACGCTGTTGCGCGTGACGATGACCGACGCGGCGGCCGCCGACGACCTGTTCCGGATCCTGATGGGGGAGAAGGTGGAGCCGCGGCGCGAGTTTATCGAGAAGCACGCGCTCGACGTCAAGAACCTGGACGTGTGA